The Comamonas sp. GB3 AK4-5 genome includes a region encoding these proteins:
- a CDS encoding LysR family transcriptional regulator, protein MDAVNLGGKHDFPTLKQLELLLALVQADGISSAGAKLGLSPSATSHALRALESSLGAPLIDRSAPGAPLTYAGERILPLAKEVFASMQLMKSIARSDADLKTGQLYIGSFGASGTLKALPPLLKTFRAKHPGVDVHIIEKPEDQVSLDLMEHRIELAVVPLPKLELETQTLAMDELVAVLPEGHPLAQQSVVQLTELMEYPFLLTRAGSKPLIYRLLLKHDLKPRIAHELHQITSILQYVADGHGVSILARLALPDAIPGIVYRPLTPTTQRYIALACQNANRLSPVARAFWSEAARSR, encoded by the coding sequence ATGGACGCTGTGAATCTGGGGGGCAAGCACGATTTTCCGACGCTCAAGCAACTGGAGCTCCTGCTGGCGCTGGTGCAGGCTGACGGCATCTCCAGCGCCGGTGCCAAGCTGGGCCTGTCGCCCTCCGCCACCAGCCATGCGCTGCGCGCCTTGGAATCCTCGCTCGGGGCCCCTCTCATTGACCGCAGTGCCCCCGGCGCCCCGCTGACCTATGCGGGCGAGCGCATTCTTCCCCTGGCCAAGGAGGTGTTCGCCTCCATGCAGCTGATGAAGTCCATCGCCCGCTCGGATGCAGACCTCAAGACCGGCCAGCTCTACATCGGCTCATTCGGCGCCAGCGGAACCTTGAAGGCCCTCCCCCCTCTGCTCAAGACCTTTCGCGCCAAACATCCCGGCGTTGATGTGCACATCATCGAAAAACCCGAGGACCAGGTCAGCCTGGACCTGATGGAGCACCGCATCGAACTGGCCGTGGTTCCGCTGCCCAAGCTCGAGCTGGAAACACAGACCCTGGCCATGGACGAGCTCGTGGCCGTGCTGCCCGAGGGCCATCCGCTGGCACAGCAAAGCGTTGTGCAACTGACGGAGTTGATGGAGTACCCGTTTTTACTCACCCGTGCGGGCTCCAAGCCGCTGATCTATCGCTTGCTGCTCAAGCATGATCTCAAGCCGCGCATTGCCCACGAGCTCCACCAGATCACATCGATCCTGCAGTACGTGGCCGATGGCCATGGCGTCTCCATCCTGGCCAGGCTGGCCCTCCCGGATGCGATTCCCGGCATTGTCTACAGGCCGCTCACACCCACGACCCAGCGCTACATTGCCCTGGCATGCCAGAACGCCAACCGGCTCTCGCCGGTGGCCCGCGCCTTCTGGAGCGAGGCCGCGAGAAGCCGCTGA
- a CDS encoding Bug family tripartite tricarboxylate transporter substrate binding protein, with protein MKRIFLSAVAVAASMLAMGGNAVAQDYPKKGKAINLIVPFAPGGASDILARIVGQKLTEQWETPVIVQNKPGGDMVIALQSVARSEKDGYMIGLTTSSFALNKVVKKDFPVDPIADFAFIGTIGQSPYLLAVSSDSKITNFKELEAASHAKNSKFSYASCCFGTYFAAEMIKNATKLDGVHVPYKGSSPALNAILAKEVEYIIDTTTATKPFVTSGKLRPLMVTGRKRSASFPNVPNMSEAGVPGDFEVGVWYGFVFPAGTPADIVKKTNAALNKILAMPEVKAKIESFDIEVMTSTPEQMTARVHSDLQSYITTVKAAKLEFGN; from the coding sequence GTGAAACGTATATTTCTCTCGGCTGTGGCCGTGGCAGCCAGCATGCTTGCAATGGGTGGAAACGCTGTTGCACAGGACTATCCCAAAAAAGGCAAGGCGATCAATTTGATTGTCCCGTTTGCGCCAGGTGGCGCATCGGACATCCTGGCGCGCATCGTCGGCCAGAAGCTCACCGAGCAATGGGAAACCCCCGTCATCGTGCAGAACAAGCCAGGTGGAGACATGGTGATTGCGCTGCAGTCCGTCGCCCGCTCGGAAAAAGACGGCTACATGATCGGCTTGACCACCAGCAGCTTTGCGCTCAACAAGGTGGTGAAGAAGGACTTCCCCGTCGACCCTATTGCGGACTTTGCCTTCATCGGCACCATAGGGCAGTCGCCTTATCTGCTGGCCGTGAGTTCGGACTCCAAGATCACGAACTTCAAGGAGCTGGAAGCCGCATCGCACGCCAAGAACAGCAAGTTCAGCTACGCCTCCTGCTGCTTCGGCACCTACTTCGCGGCCGAGATGATCAAGAACGCCACCAAGCTCGATGGTGTGCATGTCCCCTACAAGGGCAGCTCGCCAGCGCTCAACGCCATCCTGGCCAAGGAGGTGGAATACATCATCGACACCACCACGGCGACCAAGCCGTTTGTGACTTCCGGCAAGCTGCGTCCCTTGATGGTGACTGGCCGCAAGCGCTCGGCCTCTTTCCCCAATGTGCCCAATATGAGCGAAGCGGGCGTGCCCGGCGACTTTGAAGTGGGGGTCTGGTATGGGTTTGTCTTCCCCGCGGGAACACCTGCCGACATCGTCAAGAAGACCAATGCGGCGCTGAACAAGATTCTCGCCATGCCCGAGGTCAAGGCAAAGATCGAGAGCTTCGACATCGAAGTCATGACCTCCACACCGGAGCAAATGACCGCGCGCGTGCACAGCGATCTGCAGTCCTACATCACCACCGTGAAGGCCGCCAAACTGGAATTCGGCAACTAA
- a CDS encoding glutathione S-transferase family protein, which produces MLDLLTWGTPNGHKVHIMLEECDAVYRIHPADLNDKPGFAALIAPHSVNGKIPVLIDSDAGHGQPLTVFESGAILIYLAEKYQRFLSQQPVERCAAMQWLMFQMSAVGPMMGQFNHFRGRANPDDAYALERFGGEVRRIHAVMEQQLQNNAYFAGDQYSIADMAIFPWLRLSERLGIAWPDFPQLHAWYQKIQARPAVQRALALPSLTPTTRT; this is translated from the coding sequence ATGCTGGATTTATTGACCTGGGGCACACCCAACGGGCACAAGGTGCACATCATGCTGGAGGAATGCGATGCGGTTTATCGCATCCACCCCGCCGACCTCAACGACAAGCCAGGCTTTGCTGCGCTGATTGCGCCGCACAGCGTCAATGGCAAGATTCCGGTGCTCATCGACAGTGATGCCGGCCATGGTCAGCCCCTCACGGTGTTTGAGTCGGGCGCCATACTCATTTACCTGGCGGAAAAATACCAACGCTTTCTCTCGCAGCAGCCCGTGGAACGCTGCGCGGCCATGCAGTGGCTGATGTTCCAGATGAGCGCTGTCGGCCCCATGATGGGCCAGTTCAACCACTTCAGAGGGCGCGCCAACCCCGATGACGCCTACGCCCTGGAGCGCTTTGGTGGCGAGGTGCGCCGCATCCATGCGGTGATGGAGCAGCAGCTGCAAAACAATGCCTACTTTGCGGGCGATCAGTACTCCATCGCGGATATGGCCATTTTTCCTTGGCTACGATTGTCGGAAAGGCTGGGCATTGCATGGCCCGACTTTCCGCAGCTGCACGCTTGGTACCAGAAGATTCAGGCACGCCCTGCCGTGCAGCGTGCACTGGCGCTTCCCTCTCTCACCCCCACGACCAGGACATGA
- the gorA gene encoding glutathione-disulfide reductase yields MTISNTFDLIVIGAGSGGIAASRRAASHGAKVLLIEGTRVGGTCVLRGCIPKKLMMYASEMRSVFSEAAAFGWNAVSTEFDVARWTQAKDKELDRLGAVYDQMLANSGVQTLHGHARIVGKQLVEANGQHYRAERILIATGGAPSTDGIPGIEQAWTSDDILQLDALPQSLLVIGAGYIAVEFASILAKLGVQVSMAYRADLPLRGFDEDLRQQAVHALESSGVQLHPGMQAQALLKTEAGFALQLANGDSLRADAVLNATGRRPNVRNLGLESVGIHTDAAGAIPVDADSRTTAPGVWAIGDVTNRVNLTPVAIAEGRAFADTEFGGRAVQASHANVASAVFCSPPIATIGLTEAQAMEKGPCDVYTSQFRPMKKAFVGSQERTYMKLIVDRASDRVVGIHMLGADAPEIIQGLAIAISAGATKRDFDNTMAMHPTSAEEFVLMRDPARRHG; encoded by the coding sequence ATGACCATTTCCAATACATTCGATCTCATCGTCATCGGCGCAGGTTCGGGCGGCATTGCCGCCTCGCGCCGCGCTGCCAGCCATGGCGCCAAGGTATTGCTGATCGAGGGCACGCGCGTGGGCGGCACCTGTGTGCTACGTGGCTGCATTCCCAAAAAACTCATGATGTATGCCTCGGAAATGCGCAGCGTTTTCTCCGAGGCCGCGGCCTTTGGCTGGAACGCGGTGTCCACGGAGTTCGACGTCGCACGCTGGACACAGGCCAAGGACAAGGAGCTGGACAGGCTGGGGGCCGTCTATGACCAGATGCTGGCCAACTCCGGTGTGCAAACGCTGCATGGACATGCACGCATCGTCGGCAAACAACTGGTCGAGGCCAATGGCCAGCACTACCGGGCCGAGCGCATTCTGATCGCCACCGGCGGTGCGCCGTCCACGGATGGCATCCCCGGCATCGAGCAGGCCTGGACCTCCGACGACATCCTGCAGCTCGACGCGCTTCCCCAGTCGCTGCTGGTGATTGGCGCCGGATACATTGCCGTCGAGTTCGCCTCCATTCTTGCCAAGCTGGGCGTACAGGTGTCCATGGCCTACCGTGCCGATCTGCCGCTGCGCGGCTTCGATGAAGACCTGCGGCAGCAGGCGGTGCACGCGCTGGAGAGCAGCGGCGTGCAACTGCACCCAGGCATGCAGGCACAGGCACTGCTGAAAACCGAAGCAGGCTTTGCGCTGCAGCTCGCCAACGGAGATTCTCTGCGGGCCGATGCCGTGCTCAATGCCACAGGCCGGCGGCCCAATGTGCGCAATCTGGGGCTGGAGAGCGTGGGCATTCACACCGATGCGGCAGGCGCCATTCCCGTGGATGCGGACAGCCGCACCACGGCACCTGGCGTCTGGGCCATTGGTGACGTCACCAACCGCGTCAACCTCACGCCGGTGGCCATTGCGGAAGGCCGTGCGTTTGCAGATACGGAGTTTGGTGGGCGCGCTGTGCAGGCCAGCCATGCCAATGTGGCCAGTGCCGTGTTCTGCTCCCCTCCGATTGCCACCATTGGCCTGACCGAGGCCCAGGCCATGGAGAAAGGGCCTTGCGATGTCTACACCAGCCAGTTCCGCCCCATGAAGAAGGCTTTTGTGGGCAGCCAGGAACGCACCTATATGAAGCTCATCGTGGACCGGGCTTCCGATCGCGTGGTCGGCATCCATATGCTGGGCGCCGATGCCCCCGAAATCATTCAGGGCCTGGCCATTGCCATCAGTGCAGGAGCCACCAAGCGCGACTTCGACAACACCATGGCCATGCACCCGACTTCCGCCGAAGAGTTTGTGCTGATGCGAGACCCCGCGCGCAGGCACGGATGA
- a CDS encoding LysR family transcriptional regulator has protein sequence MLIRSLHSFLALHRYGTIVAAAEKVHLSQAAVSVQLKNMEDELGVALFVRTKRSLEFTSAGRQMVPLAEKMVSIYEEMKALEGGGPIGGFLSLGVINSALGGVLPQLLKEMTQKNPGLEVKIVAGISGELLTQVNRGTLDMAIVTEPPQRFPTNLNVHYLYSEPFALLAPAEVPYQDLAQAFKSATPYIAFERSTWAGQLIDEFLMKCGVMTKPSMELNSLDAIAALVSQGLGISIVPLIRGAAWHASPNLHVVRLPNFERPVSLITRASNAHDALTALLLSSFSTVDWDS, from the coding sequence ATGTTGATCAGATCGCTGCACTCGTTTCTTGCGCTGCATCGCTATGGAACCATCGTCGCAGCCGCCGAGAAAGTCCACCTTTCTCAGGCCGCCGTCAGCGTTCAGCTCAAGAACATGGAAGACGAGCTGGGCGTGGCCTTGTTCGTGCGCACCAAGCGCTCGCTGGAGTTCACCTCTGCGGGCCGGCAGATGGTTCCGCTGGCCGAGAAGATGGTGTCGATCTACGAGGAGATGAAGGCGCTCGAGGGCGGCGGCCCCATCGGTGGTTTTCTGTCGCTGGGGGTGATCAACAGCGCCCTGGGCGGCGTGCTGCCGCAGCTGCTCAAGGAAATGACGCAGAAGAACCCCGGCCTGGAGGTGAAGATTGTTGCCGGCATCTCCGGAGAGCTGCTGACACAGGTGAACCGCGGCACGCTCGATATGGCGATCGTGACCGAGCCGCCGCAGCGCTTTCCCACCAACCTGAATGTGCACTATCTCTACAGCGAGCCTTTTGCATTGCTCGCGCCGGCAGAGGTGCCCTATCAGGATCTCGCGCAGGCCTTCAAGTCCGCCACACCCTATATCGCATTCGAGCGCAGCACCTGGGCGGGGCAGCTCATCGATGAGTTTCTGATGAAGTGTGGCGTGATGACCAAGCCGTCGATGGAACTCAATTCGCTGGATGCGATTGCGGCCCTGGTCAGCCAGGGGCTGGGCATTTCCATCGTGCCGCTGATTCGCGGTGCGGCCTGGCATGCCAGTCCCAATCTGCATGTGGTGCGCCTGCCCAATTTCGAACGGCCTGTATCGCTCATCACGCGCGCATCCAATGCGCACGATGCGCTCACGGCGCTGCTGCTTTCATCGTTCAGCACGGTGGACTGGGACTCTTAA
- a CDS encoding CaiB/BaiF CoA transferase family protein, which yields MQTKPMSTGALAGVRVIDASRVLGGPFCGQILGDHGADVIKVEPPMGDETRAWGPPFVGDAASYFIGVNRNKRDVPIDMTQPLGQELLLRLLEDADVFIENFKIGTLEKWGLGGDALRKRFPRLVHCRISGFGADGPYGGQPGYDAAVQAMTGLMSVNGEPQGEPLRMGVPIIDMVTGMNGVIGILLALQERNRSGEGQFVEATLYDSGVSMLHPHLPNFYLNGKVPQRSGNRHPNICPYDAFETRTVPLFLAVGNNRQFVTLCKVLGKPGLSVDERFVTNASRNLHRDALREELVGLLSQRDGLQVSQELVAAGVPCGPVRTIDQVVDDPHTHHRGMIVDIDDYRGTGAPVKLSRTPASYRSRPPAFAQHTDEVLKEQGIDPAAYESVLPRKPVV from the coding sequence ATGCAAACTAAACCAATGAGTACCGGTGCGCTGGCAGGCGTGCGTGTGATTGATGCCAGCCGGGTGCTGGGTGGCCCTTTCTGTGGACAGATTCTGGGAGACCACGGCGCCGATGTGATCAAGGTCGAGCCTCCCATGGGAGACGAGACGCGCGCCTGGGGCCCTCCCTTTGTGGGCGATGCGGCGAGCTATTTCATTGGCGTGAATCGCAACAAGCGGGATGTACCCATCGATATGACCCAGCCGCTTGGCCAGGAGCTGCTGCTGCGACTGCTGGAAGATGCGGATGTGTTCATCGAGAACTTCAAGATCGGTACGCTGGAGAAATGGGGACTGGGTGGCGATGCGCTGCGCAAGCGCTTTCCGCGCCTGGTGCATTGCCGCATCTCCGGCTTCGGTGCCGATGGCCCTTACGGCGGCCAGCCCGGCTACGACGCCGCAGTGCAGGCCATGACGGGGCTGATGAGCGTGAACGGCGAGCCCCAGGGCGAGCCCCTGCGCATGGGCGTTCCCATCATCGACATGGTCACCGGCATGAATGGCGTGATCGGCATTTTGCTGGCGCTGCAGGAACGCAACCGCAGCGGCGAAGGGCAGTTCGTCGAAGCCACGCTCTACGACTCCGGCGTGTCCATGCTGCATCCGCATTTGCCCAACTTCTATCTCAATGGCAAGGTGCCGCAGCGCTCGGGCAATCGCCACCCCAATATCTGCCCTTATGACGCCTTCGAGACCCGCACCGTGCCGCTGTTTCTGGCCGTGGGCAACAACCGCCAGTTTGTGACGCTGTGCAAGGTGCTGGGCAAACCGGGGCTGAGTGTGGATGAGCGCTTTGTGACGAATGCATCGCGCAACCTCCATCGCGATGCATTGCGCGAGGAGCTGGTGGGGCTGCTGTCGCAACGCGATGGCCTGCAAGTCTCGCAGGAGCTGGTGGCGGCGGGTGTGCCCTGCGGGCCGGTGCGCACCATCGACCAGGTGGTGGACGATCCGCACACCCACCACCGGGGAATGATCGTCGATATCGACGACTACCGTGGCACGGGTGCGCCGGTGAAGCTGTCGCGCACGCCGGCAAGCTATCGCAGCCGTCCCCCGGCATTCGCCCAGCACACGGACGAGGTGTTGAAGGAGCAGGGCATAGACCCGGCCGCCTACGAAAGCGTGTTGCCGCGCAAGCCCGTCGTATAG
- a CDS encoding CoA-transferase, with protein sequence MSEVTLRERLIVTIASLLDGARHVAVGASSPIPAAAAMLLRAQKEALKEPPVRLSILGSVKHNLFTNGSAELFDCAGQGRIDAFFLGGGQIDGQGNINLVGVGEYPNTRVRWPGSFGSAYLYFTVPKVILFREEHSPRVFVDKVDFISAPGTSDPSVYRKGGPYALLTGLALFMFDPQLARFRLLHMHPGHTLDEIKAATGFAFDVDPQLSVTPSPDAATLALLRGRVLDELRETYPDFAKQLTQEMAHAN encoded by the coding sequence ATGAGCGAAGTGACTTTGCGTGAGCGGCTGATCGTCACGATCGCCTCGCTCCTGGATGGGGCGCGCCATGTGGCTGTCGGCGCGTCTTCACCGATTCCTGCTGCCGCTGCCATGCTGCTGCGCGCGCAGAAGGAGGCGCTCAAAGAGCCTCCTGTGCGCTTGTCTATTCTGGGCTCGGTCAAGCACAACCTGTTCACCAATGGCTCGGCAGAGCTGTTCGATTGCGCAGGCCAGGGGCGTATCGATGCCTTTTTCCTGGGTGGCGGGCAGATCGATGGCCAGGGCAATATCAACCTGGTGGGCGTGGGCGAGTACCCCAATACCCGTGTGCGCTGGCCGGGCTCGTTTGGCTCTGCCTACCTCTACTTCACCGTGCCCAAGGTGATCCTGTTTCGTGAGGAGCATTCGCCGCGGGTGTTTGTGGACAAGGTCGACTTCATCAGCGCGCCTGGAACGAGCGACCCCAGCGTCTACCGCAAAGGTGGTCCGTACGCCTTGCTCACCGGCCTGGCGCTGTTCATGTTCGATCCACAGCTGGCGCGTTTCCGTCTGCTGCATATGCATCCAGGCCACACGCTGGACGAGATCAAGGCCGCAACGGGCTTTGCATTCGACGTGGATCCGCAGTTGAGCGTGACGCCGTCTCCCGATGCGGCCACGCTGGCGCTGCTCAGAGGCCGGGTGCTCGATGAGCTTCGAGAAACCTATCCCGATTTTGCGAAACAGTTGACCCAGGAGATGGCCCATGCAAACTAA
- a CDS encoding CoA transferase subunit A, with amino-acid sequence MPQTMAAMSVDDIAAQISDGCRLAMPVDYAGVPMAIVPALLRRAPRNLDLVGVPTAGLSFDILIGAGLVRSLETSAVSLGEAGGAPCFMRAIANRSIQMKDSTCPAIHAGLMAAQKGSPFTTLRGLIGTDVLMHRSDWRVMQNLFSVEPDPVVAIPALHPDVSVFHAPMADREGNVWIGRRRELAAMAYASRKNFVTVERIVDHRLLDDEVTAAGVLPAIYVDGIAVAEKGAWPYGLWGEYAPDTAALQRYAQQAKTEEGFQQWMAEVYA; translated from the coding sequence ATGCCACAGACAATGGCAGCGATGAGCGTGGATGACATCGCCGCGCAAATCAGCGATGGCTGCCGGCTTGCCATGCCGGTGGATTACGCAGGTGTGCCCATGGCCATCGTTCCTGCGTTGCTGCGCCGCGCGCCGCGCAATCTGGATCTGGTGGGTGTGCCCACTGCCGGTCTGTCGTTCGACATTCTGATCGGCGCTGGGCTGGTTCGCAGCCTGGAAACCAGTGCCGTGAGCCTGGGAGAGGCGGGCGGTGCACCGTGCTTTATGCGGGCCATTGCCAACCGCTCGATTCAGATGAAGGACAGCACCTGCCCGGCCATTCATGCCGGGCTGATGGCGGCCCAGAAGGGCTCGCCATTCACCACGCTGCGCGGCCTGATCGGCACGGATGTGTTGATGCACCGCTCGGACTGGCGCGTCATGCAAAACCTGTTTTCGGTGGAGCCGGATCCGGTGGTGGCGATTCCTGCGCTGCACCCCGATGTCTCGGTGTTTCACGCGCCCATGGCAGACCGGGAGGGCAATGTCTGGATTGGCCGCCGGCGCGAACTTGCGGCCATGGCCTATGCCAGCCGCAAGAACTTCGTGACGGTGGAACGCATCGTGGACCACCGCCTGCTGGACGATGAGGTCACGGCAGCCGGTGTGCTGCCCGCCATCTATGTCGACGGCATTGCCGTAGCCGAAAAAGGCGCCTGGCCCTATGGCCTCTGGGGCGAGTACGCACCCGATACCGCAGCGCTGCAGCGCTACGCGCAACAGGCCAAGACCGAAGAAGGGTTTCAGCAATGGATGGCGGAGGTGTACGCATGA
- a CDS encoding Bug family tripartite tricarboxylate transporter substrate binding protein gives MKNRRHYIALSLTALLMAVPMASKAQSTPLRIIVPYAPGGSADVIARMLTDGIKEHTGRMAIVENKPGAGGRIALSALKSTQGDGAAVVFAFNGVLVNSIVFQNAKDFKFKEDFVGLAQVGTMPAALAVPSMHKASNAKEFIALRKQEGDFIYGNMGPGSLTHLAGLRFALATQLKPNPIGYQGGAPMANDLMGGQVDAGIDTASDFVERHKGKKLKVLGVFGSKRFPLLPDVPTMAEQGIPNVESELWLGFLGSSKASAAFNTRFQDAVQKTLANPVVREKISKIMEVEYKGAADFAQVMASDFATWTPLIVDSGLVQN, from the coding sequence ATGAAAAATCGCAGACACTACATCGCACTCTCACTTACCGCACTTTTGATGGCGGTGCCCATGGCATCCAAGGCGCAGAGCACGCCTTTGCGCATCATCGTTCCTTACGCCCCCGGGGGCAGTGCCGATGTCATTGCACGCATGCTCACCGATGGCATCAAGGAACACACGGGGCGCATGGCCATCGTCGAAAACAAGCCGGGTGCCGGAGGCCGGATTGCGCTGTCGGCGCTGAAAAGCACCCAGGGAGACGGTGCCGCCGTGGTGTTCGCCTTCAATGGCGTGCTGGTGAACTCCATCGTTTTTCAAAACGCCAAGGACTTCAAGTTCAAAGAGGACTTCGTGGGGCTGGCGCAGGTTGGAACCATGCCGGCAGCCCTGGCCGTGCCCTCTATGCACAAGGCCAGCAACGCCAAGGAGTTCATCGCCCTGCGCAAGCAGGAAGGTGATTTCATCTACGGCAATATGGGACCGGGTTCCTTGACCCATCTGGCCGGTTTGCGATTCGCTCTCGCGACCCAGCTCAAACCCAATCCCATCGGCTATCAGGGCGGTGCCCCGATGGCGAATGACTTGATGGGCGGCCAGGTGGATGCGGGGATAGACACCGCAAGCGACTTTGTGGAGCGCCACAAAGGCAAGAAGCTGAAAGTGCTCGGTGTCTTCGGCAGCAAGCGATTCCCGCTGCTGCCCGATGTGCCCACCATGGCAGAGCAGGGCATTCCCAATGTGGAGTCCGAGCTGTGGCTGGGGTTCCTGGGCTCCAGCAAGGCCAGTGCGGCCTTCAATACGCGCTTTCAGGACGCGGTTCAAAAGACGCTGGCCAACCCTGTGGTCAGAGAAAAAATCTCCAAAATCATGGAGGTGGAATACAAGGGCGCGGCCGACTTCGCCCAGGTCATGGCTTCCGACTTTGCAACCTGGACACCGTTGATTGTCGACTCCGGTCTGGTGCAGAACTGA
- a CDS encoding Bug family tripartite tricarboxylate transporter substrate binding protein translates to MKNHFNPQRRQALSLLASAAVWGVAGKALAASNWPQKPLRLIVPYSAGGVSDIVARLVAQRLSTALGQSIVVDNRPGAAGTMGMNAMVKEGGDGHTFAFTPISPITLSPHLMKVGFDPMKDIVPVAPVMYSPVYVCATEAFKGKTLADAFAQAKSGSVTMACLGFGSVGHIIIEQLRRQTGSNLVPIPYKGDSQLLPDAVGAQFDILLINPSEPVNALVQRGKLRIIAVGSPERLPAVPDVPTLAELGHPDANMTSLFGFVAPTGMAPEVVQRLNTEINRSLQQPELRDRVQKLDNIALSQTPSQFAAAVQSAYEKNGKIIKQANIKAE, encoded by the coding sequence ATGAAAAATCACTTCAACCCACAGCGTCGCCAGGCATTGAGCCTGCTGGCATCGGCTGCAGTCTGGGGCGTTGCCGGAAAAGCGCTTGCGGCAAGCAACTGGCCGCAAAAGCCTTTGCGCCTCATCGTTCCCTATTCGGCCGGCGGTGTCTCCGATATCGTTGCGCGGCTGGTGGCGCAGCGGCTGTCCACGGCGCTGGGGCAATCCATTGTGGTGGACAACCGCCCCGGCGCTGCAGGCACCATGGGCATGAATGCCATGGTCAAAGAGGGCGGGGACGGCCACACCTTTGCCTTCACGCCCATCAGCCCGATCACGCTGAGCCCGCATCTGATGAAGGTTGGCTTCGATCCCATGAAGGACATCGTCCCCGTGGCACCGGTCATGTACTCGCCGGTCTATGTCTGCGCCACGGAAGCCTTCAAGGGCAAAACGCTGGCGGATGCTTTTGCACAAGCCAAGTCCGGCAGTGTGACCATGGCCTGCCTGGGCTTTGGTTCGGTCGGTCACATCATCATCGAGCAGCTGCGCCGCCAGACGGGCAGCAATCTGGTTCCCATCCCCTACAAAGGCGATTCGCAGCTGCTCCCGGATGCGGTGGGCGCGCAGTTCGACATTCTGTTGATCAACCCCTCGGAGCCGGTGAACGCCTTGGTTCAACGCGGCAAGCTGCGCATCATTGCCGTGGGCTCCCCGGAGCGCCTGCCAGCCGTCCCCGATGTGCCAACCCTGGCCGAGCTGGGTCATCCCGATGCCAATATGACTTCGCTGTTCGGCTTTGTGGCCCCGACTGGCATGGCCCCCGAGGTCGTGCAGCGCCTGAACACCGAAATCAACCGCTCGCTGCAGCAGCCGGAGTTGCGTGACCGGGTGCAGAAGTTGGACAACATTGCGCTTTCCCAAACCCCCTCGCAGTTCGCGGCGGCCGTGCAATCGGCCTATGAGAAGAACGGAAAGATCATCAAGCAGGCCAATATCAAGGCGGAGTGA